The following is a genomic window from Rutidosis leptorrhynchoides isolate AG116_Rl617_1_P2 chromosome 8, CSIRO_AGI_Rlap_v1, whole genome shotgun sequence.
gctgcactctttttcccttagctaaagttttttcccactgggttttctttagcaaggtttttaacgaggcagtaatttatagttgatcttcaacaaaataaaattgctatccaagggggagtgttataataataataataataatatagatatggatagtcaattttggtgtatacatatagtcaattttggtacacaaagtatgtatttttatattgagattttaggctataaatactcatgaatgcaagcattaaacttgcaccatttctcacacttacaaagtgtttctttctttctctccattatcatctttgttcttacacttcattattagtattctaaatcaagaatcaaatcactaaaggtagttataagcctactgaattataacatcaagaatcaaaccactaaaggtagttataagcctactgaattataacatcaagaatcaaaccactaaaggtagttataagcctactgaattataacagttgtGATGAATTATGATGGTGGTGATTAAACATTATTACGAACCAACTGCataattttatcaataatataattaaacAAATCACCTGCTTTATTTAAATAAATGATTTTGTATTTAATACTTTATTGTTAGTTCAATGTTGTTGATATGTATCAATGGCTTAACGTGTGGATGTTATTCACATAGATCGTAATTATTATGTATTTAAATTCACGTTATTATTCAACATAAAGAAAAAAATCAAATTGAATTCAATTTATTTATTGGTAGGTTACAACATACAACTTTACCAATTTAGACTTGCGTGTACTAAATAAGGTGTTGACAATAATATATAGCTCAGCCATCAATCATCCATTTCCATTTTTTGTTGACCATCATCATGGACACCTGGTTCCTCATCCTCGTTTCCCTCTGCTTGGCTGCGCTGATCAGATCCGTACTACTCATCCGCAACAGACCACCCAGCAACCACCACTTACCCCCTGGCCCACCCATCATTACCTCAACCTTCCTTCTTCTAACCAATCCTCGCACAAAGTTCGAACCAATTCTCATAAACCTCAAGGCCAAGTACGGACCGTTCTTCACTCTCTCCTTCGGTTTCCGACCTACCATCTTCGTCTCAAGCCACTCTCTGGCCCACCAAATCCTCATCCAAAAAGGCGCACTCTTCTCCGACCGTCCTAAATCACTCGCAGGACTCAACATCTCCTCAGCCCCCTACGGGCCCACATGGCGCCTCTTTAGACGGAACCTAGCGTCCGAGATCATGCACCCGTCACGCATCAAGTCGTACTCGTGGGCCCGCAAGTGGGTCCTTCATGTACTTATTGATCGCCTTCGCGATCAGAAAACGAAGGCGAATCAGGGAATCAAAGTGATTGATCATTTTCGGTACGCAGTGTTTTGTTTGCTGACGTTGATATGTTTTGGAGACAAGTTTGATGAGAGTCAAATTAACGAGATCGCTAACGTACAGCGCGATATGCTTTTGAAAGTTGGCTCGGGTCGTTTTACGGTGCTCACTTTGTTCCCAAAGTTGGGGAAGATATTGTTTAGAAATAGATTAAAAGAGTACGAAAAATTACAAAGCGATAAAGACAAAGTATTGATACGGATTACAAATCGAACTGAATCGGTAAAAGACAGAGAGACAGTAGCTTACGTTGACACGTTAGTCAACTTACAGCTTCCCGATAAAGACGGTAATAAGCTGACCGAAAAGGAGATTGCAAGTTTGTGTAGTGAGTTTCTTAATGGGGGTACGGATACCACGTCTACTTCTTTACAATGGATTTTTGCTAATCTCGTTAAGTATCCTCACATTCAGAGTAAATTGTACGATGAAATCGTTGCGGTTGTGGGACCACCGCCGAAACTGCCACAACACGGGGTTGAGCCGATAGCTATACACGAAGAGGAGTTACAGAAAATGGTGTATTTGAAAGCAGTGGTTTTGGAAGGGTTAAGGAGACACCCACCGGGGCATTTCGTGCTGCCACATAAGGTAAAAAGTGAGGTGGAGGTGAACGGATATGTTATTCCACAGGGTGCGATTGTTAATTTCATGGTGGGTGAGATGGGTTTGGATCCAACAGTGTGGGATGATCCGATGGAGTTTAAGCCGGAGAGGTTTATGGTGAATGAAGGTGTGTTTGATATAAGTGGGAGTAAAGGGATAAAGATAATGCCGTTTGGGGCTGGAAGAAGGGTGTGTCCGGGTCTTGATTTGGCTTTGCTTCATTTGGAGTATTTTGTTGCTAATTTGGTTTGGTATTTTGATTGGAGTGTTGCTGATGGTTATGATGTTGATCTTTCTGAGAAGCAAGAGTTTACCACTGTAATGAAGAACCCTTTGCAAACACATGTATCTTCAAGGGCCGAAAAGTTAACGACTTGAGTTGATGTGATGTATACAtacatacaagcatacataacATTCTAGGTATAATGTAATTTCACCTTTGAGCTGCATGTATGAGTTACTGTTGTAATGTAAATCTATTAGTTGTTTTCTTTCAATTGCTCGTTTCAATTACTATTTACTTAACCAAAAATGGATTCAAGAGTTTAAGATTCTACTACTCGTCCTCATTCATTAAAGGAGTTTCGTCTGCTATACTTTTCTAGAGGATGCAGAAACATAGGAAAGCATATTGGTCAGATAGTAGCAAAACAGGCTCAAAATTTAGAAAACGAAGGTCACTATAGTCCAACTAAGGATCAACTAGTGGATATGTTTAAACCTTTTTGCTTAGCTTAATTCTAATACTCGAAAGAGCTACTGCAGATAGTGTTCAGATTTAAGGAAGGGTTGATAACAAAATAAATACCAGTAGTTTATTTTAGCAATTCAGTTATTATACTTTCTGTTTGACTTTTAGAATTTAGTGGAGGAATATATGGAGATCATGTTAAGATCATGAGTTTATTTGTGGTTATATTCCA
Proteins encoded in this region:
- the LOC139862021 gene encoding cytochrome P450 89A2-like, which encodes MDTWFLILVSLCLAALIRSVLLIRNRPPSNHHLPPGPPIITSTFLLLTNPRTKFEPILINLKAKYGPFFTLSFGFRPTIFVSSHSLAHQILIQKGALFSDRPKSLAGLNISSAPYGPTWRLFRRNLASEIMHPSRIKSYSWARKWVLHVLIDRLRDQKTKANQGIKVIDHFRYAVFCLLTLICFGDKFDESQINEIANVQRDMLLKVGSGRFTVLTLFPKLGKILFRNRLKEYEKLQSDKDKVLIRITNRTESVKDRETVAYVDTLVNLQLPDKDGNKLTEKEIASLCSEFLNGGTDTTSTSLQWIFANLVKYPHIQSKLYDEIVAVVGPPPKLPQHGVEPIAIHEEELQKMVYLKAVVLEGLRRHPPGHFVLPHKVKSEVEVNGYVIPQGAIVNFMVGEMGLDPTVWDDPMEFKPERFMVNEGVFDISGSKGIKIMPFGAGRRVCPGLDLALLHLEYFVANLVWYFDWSVADGYDVDLSEKQEFTTVMKNPLQTHVSSRAEKLTT